One Phycisphaeraceae bacterium genomic region harbors:
- a CDS encoding exo-alpha-sialidase, with amino-acid sequence MNPKIITIRKATAEFPRHSEATAVELTDGSLLLVWQEYTASNLAGHDNAPNQLSAILSRDGGLTWGDHRVLVETQPGNCNVYSPSLAKTAEGEILFTYFTYHVLEQGKTSPTTAYLSRSRDEGRTFSPPEVIWDHQPLTCCAGSLVVLDRGRLILPNMQKAGETWTPSEHMQAGSFVSDDAGRTWRQSNWVKLPMRGCMEPHVAELRDGRLMMAMRTQLGSVFACSSADAGLTWSKPQTTGLHAPESCPDLVRIPSTGDLVMVWNNSEYDPTFRSHYGKRSPLTVAVSRDQGRSWGEPKNIEVDPAWAYSNPDLQFFGDGQAILTYWSCPYRQDWRMNVDLIDLKAAIFDVDWLYL; translated from the coding sequence ATGAATCCGAAGATCATCACCATCCGAAAGGCCACCGCCGAGTTTCCGCGCCATTCGGAAGCCACCGCCGTGGAACTCACAGACGGCTCGCTCCTGCTGGTCTGGCAGGAATACACCGCCAGCAATCTCGCCGGTCACGACAACGCGCCGAATCAGCTCAGCGCGATCCTCTCGCGCGACGGCGGCCTGACGTGGGGCGATCACCGCGTGCTGGTTGAAACCCAGCCGGGTAACTGCAACGTGTACAGCCCCAGCCTTGCGAAAACCGCCGAGGGTGAAATCCTTTTCACCTATTTCACGTATCACGTGCTGGAGCAGGGCAAGACTTCGCCGACGACTGCATACCTGTCTCGTTCGCGTGACGAGGGGCGGACCTTTTCTCCGCCGGAGGTGATCTGGGATCATCAGCCGCTGACCTGCTGCGCCGGCTCGCTGGTGGTGCTGGATCGAGGCCGACTCATCCTGCCGAACATGCAAAAAGCCGGCGAAACCTGGACACCCAGCGAACACATGCAGGCTGGCTCCTTTGTCAGCGACGACGCGGGACGCACCTGGCGGCAAAGCAACTGGGTGAAGCTGCCGATGCGCGGCTGCATGGAGCCGCATGTCGCGGAGCTGCGCGACGGACGGCTGATGATGGCCATGCGCACGCAGCTCGGCAGCGTGTTCGCCTGCTCCTCCGCCGACGCCGGCCTCACCTGGTCCAAGCCGCAGACCACCGGCCTGCACGCGCCCGAGTCCTGCCCCGACCTCGTGCGCATTCCATCCACCGGCGATCTGGTGATGGTCTGGAACAACAGCGAATACGACCCGACCTTCAGAAGTCACTACGGCAAACGCTCACCCCTGACGGTGGCGGTCTCGCGCGATCAGGGCCGATCGTGGGGTGAACCGAAAAACATTGAGGTCGATCCCGCGTGGGCGTACAGCAATCCTGATTTGCAGTTTTTCGGAGACGGTCAGGCGATCCTGACCTACTGGTCTTGCCCCTATCGGCAGGACTGGCGCATGAATGTCGATCTGATCGATCTCAAGGCTGCGATCTTCGACGTGGACTGGCTCTACCTCTGA
- a CDS encoding LacI family DNA-binding transcriptional regulator: protein MPIAAGVSPMKRGKPQVIRQVDVARRAGLSQRTVSAVLGRSGTVQLHVSPRTARRIRDLAAKMGYRPFRPAQQMKGIKSGIIGVLIGAAEVEINYRRLSAIERLARENGYRLMVGYLHDEHHVNEYVDDFQARDVEGILCMRHDLTLAPPTVIPQRLRNIQHVVYMDPPSGIMDACYVQPDRANGIAQAFAHLRARGRRRIGLVLDDQGISFPMRERHRGYLESLAAAGEPVQEELTWTSPDSLHIASPHISCIVDDLVIHRRADAVLASNDAIAVAMIKELRRRGLAVPHDVAIVGYDNVSIGSFVEPELTTIDHENERLVSLLLVMLMMQMKGEVLPASERQVIVQPRLIVRGST, encoded by the coding sequence GTGCCCATCGCTGCTGGCGTCAGTCCCATGAAACGTGGCAAGCCCCAGGTAATCCGGCAGGTCGATGTCGCTCGCAGGGCGGGCCTGTCTCAACGTACCGTCTCCGCTGTTCTGGGCAGATCGGGAACCGTTCAACTCCACGTCAGCCCGCGAACCGCTCGGCGAATCCGCGACTTGGCGGCAAAGATGGGATACCGACCCTTCCGCCCCGCCCAGCAGATGAAAGGAATCAAGAGCGGCATCATCGGCGTTCTGATCGGCGCTGCCGAAGTCGAGATCAACTACCGCCGCCTTTCCGCCATCGAGCGACTGGCCCGTGAAAACGGATACCGCCTGATGGTCGGCTACCTGCACGACGAGCACCACGTCAACGAGTACGTGGACGACTTCCAGGCGCGCGATGTCGAGGGCATCCTGTGCATGAGGCATGACCTCACCCTCGCGCCGCCGACGGTCATCCCCCAGCGACTCCGCAACATCCAGCACGTCGTGTACATGGACCCGCCCTCGGGCATCATGGACGCCTGCTACGTCCAACCCGATCGTGCCAACGGCATCGCCCAGGCATTCGCTCACCTCCGCGCTCGCGGCCGGCGGCGGATCGGTCTCGTGCTGGATGACCAGGGGATCAGCTTTCCCATGCGGGAGCGGCACCGAGGCTATCTGGAGTCGCTTGCGGCCGCAGGCGAACCGGTTCAGGAGGAACTGACTTGGACAAGCCCCGACTCGCTGCACATCGCTTCGCCGCACATCAGCTGCATCGTCGATGATCTGGTCATCCATCGCCGCGCGGACGCCGTACTGGCCTCCAATGATGCAATCGCGGTCGCCATGATCAAGGAACTGCGTCGTCGCGGCCTGGCTGTGCCGCACGATGTCGCAATCGTCGGGTACGACAACGTCAGCATCGGAAGCTTCGTGGAGCCTGAGCTGACCACGATCGACCACGAGAATGAGCGCCTCGTCTCGCTCCTGCTGGTCATGCTCATGATGCAGATGAAAGGCGAAGTATTGCCGGCAAGTGAACGCCAGGTCATTGTTCAGCCCAGGCTGATCGTAAGGGGGTCCACATGA
- a CDS encoding molybdopterin molybdotransferase MoeA, with protein sequence MPPLPTYDEALATILPHAPGLRDERVALTDAAGRVLRRDVFADRDQPPFDRSAMDGFAVRSQEAAASGADFPVVGVVAAGGVAESFQKEMPRGTVRRIATGAPLPAGADAVIPIEQSEVTAEGGLERVRFNVTAVAPWQNVHRRASDAQATQIVLSAGTRLGPQHIGIAAAVGASELVVAQRPRITLLTTGDEVLPPTTATNALEPQQIRNSNGPMLAAMLAAIGTPLLRHEHVPDDPEVIRAAAREALAHSHLVLTVGGVSVGQRDFLPWAWQNLGLTTILHGVNIQPGKPLLAVRDDCKLVLGLPGNPVSVLCAAHIFAWPVIRRMLGQPCAEPPWRTLPLAETAKASGKREVFRAATALSDGSVRIVKWHGSGDLIHTASADGFIRLPLTDEPVAAGTPVRFLDMAR encoded by the coding sequence GTGCCCCCACTGCCCACCTATGACGAAGCACTGGCGACGATCCTCCCGCATGCGCCCGGATTAAGGGACGAACGTGTCGCGCTGACTGACGCAGCGGGGCGCGTGCTGAGGCGGGATGTCTTCGCGGATCGGGACCAGCCGCCGTTCGATCGATCGGCGATGGACGGTTTTGCGGTCCGCAGTCAGGAAGCCGCTGCGTCCGGCGCGGATTTTCCGGTCGTCGGCGTGGTGGCGGCGGGAGGCGTAGCGGAAAGTTTCCAGAAGGAAATGCCTCGCGGAACGGTCCGACGGATCGCCACCGGCGCACCGCTGCCCGCCGGCGCCGATGCTGTCATCCCCATCGAGCAATCCGAAGTGACTGCGGAGGGCGGTCTGGAGCGGGTGCGCTTCAACGTCACCGCCGTCGCACCGTGGCAGAACGTCCACCGCCGCGCCAGCGACGCACAGGCGACGCAGATCGTGCTATCCGCAGGGACACGGCTGGGGCCGCAGCACATCGGCATCGCGGCTGCGGTCGGGGCCTCAGAGCTGGTCGTCGCACAACGGCCGCGCATCACGCTGCTGACGACCGGCGACGAGGTGCTGCCGCCGACGACAGCAACAAACGCGCTGGAGCCGCAGCAGATTCGCAATTCCAACGGGCCGATGCTCGCCGCGATGCTGGCGGCCATCGGCACGCCGCTGCTCCGTCACGAACACGTGCCCGATGACCCGGAAGTGATCCGAGCCGCAGCACGCGAGGCGCTGGCGCATTCGCATCTGGTGCTCACCGTCGGCGGTGTGAGCGTCGGACAGCGCGACTTCCTGCCCTGGGCGTGGCAGAACCTCGGACTGACCACGATCCTTCACGGCGTCAACATCCAGCCCGGCAAGCCGCTGCTGGCGGTACGCGACGACTGCAAGCTCGTCCTGGGCCTGCCCGGTAATCCGGTCAGCGTCCTTTGCGCAGCTCACATTTTCGCCTGGCCGGTGATCCGGCGAATGCTCGGCCAGCCCTGCGCTGAGCCGCCCTGGCGCACGCTTCCGCTGGCTGAAACAGCCAAGGCCTCCGGCAAGCGCGAGGTCTTCCGTGCAGCGACGGCGCTTTCCGACGGCTCGGTGCGCATCGTCAAGTGGCATGGCTCAGGCGATCTGATTCACACCGCATCGGCGGATGGATTCATCCGGCTTCCGCTGACGGATGAACCCGTGGCTGCGGGCACGCCGGTCCGTTTTCTGGACATGGCCCGATGA
- a CDS encoding HAD family phosphatase, producing the protein MIKAIVFDFDGVIVDSEPLHYRAFLRVAQSIGVNFSYDEYMERYIGYDDRDAFRVMLGQKPGEKGSAEIQSQVTRMVEEKAEAFEAIVNEGIEPIAGVEDFIRSLSGTLPIAIASGATMRDIELVLRRIDLRAIFGTIVSADQVARSKPDPASYAMAVDTLARRWPALKIEPEDCLAIEDTAAGIESARGAGLMTIGLSTTGPADKLSRAHRVLPGYEGLSLAQLRAWFD; encoded by the coding sequence ATGATTAAAGCGATCGTTTTCGATTTCGACGGCGTGATCGTTGACTCCGAGCCGCTGCACTACCGCGCCTTTCTCCGTGTCGCCCAGAGCATCGGGGTGAACTTCAGCTACGACGAGTACATGGAACGCTACATCGGCTACGACGACCGCGATGCCTTTCGCGTGATGCTGGGACAAAAGCCCGGCGAGAAGGGCAGCGCAGAAATCCAGTCGCAGGTGACACGGATGGTCGAGGAAAAAGCGGAGGCGTTCGAGGCGATCGTCAACGAAGGCATCGAACCCATCGCCGGCGTCGAGGATTTCATCCGCAGCTTGTCGGGCACGCTGCCCATCGCCATCGCCAGCGGAGCGACGATGCGCGACATCGAGCTGGTCCTGCGCCGGATTGATCTGCGGGCGATCTTCGGCACCATCGTCAGTGCCGATCAGGTCGCACGGTCCAAGCCCGATCCGGCCAGTTACGCGATGGCGGTGGATACGCTCGCCCGACGATGGCCCGCGCTGAAGATCGAGCCGGAGGATTGTCTCGCCATCGAAGACACCGCCGCGGGAATCGAGTCAGCTCGCGGCGCGGGTCTGATGACCATCGGCCTGTCCACGACCGGCCCGGCGGACAAACTCAGCCGTGCCCATCGAGTCCTGCCCGGCTATGAGGGCCTGTCGCTGGCGCAGCTCCGCGCCTGGTTTGACTGA
- a CDS encoding prepilin-type N-terminal cleavage/methylation domain-containing protein: protein MRHRRGFTLVELLVVISIIALLIALLLPALTAAREAARRTVCLSKERQLGLTVHMYLDDHRGFFPTYYTWNAGVSTTQKLVPLFIPYLSDRYFFRQCPSAPRFQGNPPPDYQTHYGFPYGDPWLRVVIVQNGPSNPSASMRLLAMPHPEITCLLAETRFAYGTSYEDWGWGYEKFTVYGPASPPMLKDRHGDSGNYLFVDGRAQSLRKEVVDNGSVTRTIKFAWWPGEE from the coding sequence ATGCGACACCGCCGTGGGTTTACTCTCGTCGAGCTTCTAGTCGTAATCAGCATCATTGCGCTGCTGATCGCGCTGCTATTGCCGGCATTGACCGCGGCACGCGAGGCCGCCCGGCGAACGGTGTGCCTGAGCAAAGAGCGGCAACTCGGCCTGACTGTTCATATGTACCTCGATGACCACCGTGGATTCTTCCCGACCTATTACACCTGGAACGCGGGCGTCAGTACGACTCAGAAACTCGTCCCCCTGTTCATCCCATACCTGAGCGATCGCTACTTCTTCCGTCAGTGTCCATCGGCTCCCCGGTTCCAGGGCAATCCTCCCCCTGACTACCAGACGCACTACGGGTTCCCCTACGGCGATCCGTGGTTGCGAGTCGTGATTGTCCAGAACGGGCCATCGAATCCGAGCGCGTCGATGCGGCTGCTCGCGATGCCTCATCCTGAAATCACCTGCCTCTTGGCCGAGACCCGATTTGCCTACGGCACCTCGTACGAAGACTGGGGCTGGGGGTACGAAAAGTTCACCGTGTATGGCCCGGCAAGCCCGCCGATGCTAAAGGACCGTCACGGCGACAGCGGCAACTACCTGTTCGTGGACGGTCGGGCCCAGTCGCTGCGCAAAGAGGTCGTGGACAATGGCTCGGTCACCCGCACCATCAAGTTCGCCTGGTGGCCCGGCGAAGAGTAG
- a CDS encoding PEP-CTERM sorting domain-containing protein (PEP-CTERM proteins occur, often in large numbers, in the proteomes of bacteria that also encode an exosortase, a predicted intramembrane cysteine proteinase. The presence of a PEP-CTERM domain at a protein's C-terminus predicts cleavage within the sorting domain, followed by covalent anchoring to some some component of the (usually Gram-negative) cell surface. Many PEP-CTERM proteins exhibit an unusual sequence composition that includes large numbers of potential glycosylation sites. Expression of one such protein has been shown restore the ability of a bacterium to form floc, a type of biofilm.): MRLTSSHSTMARLGAAAVLGLATATQAAIFTVTSDTADYDMRQPSSGSGLPITVNSSSSTTVAVGARTSTRGYNGVYIFSLPVLPSGESVSTADLGATVTVSLGAGDGGDFGVDVWGIGFQSSTTAILEYLESGTDAAPGNVKIQDEFLITSTVYPNNTRLNTNASGDAALAVYLQSFYTANPGYAGGSYVFLRLNPDANPDDTADTNSGYGLASANHGTAAFRPELTIQTESIPEPAGLVLLGLAGLLMFSNRNSSRRPTQ, encoded by the coding sequence ATGCGACTCACGTCTTCCCATTCAACGATGGCGCGACTAGGAGCGGCCGCAGTGCTCGGTCTGGCGACGGCGACACAGGCCGCGATCTTCACCGTCACAAGCGATACGGCCGATTACGATATGCGCCAGCCCAGCAGCGGCAGCGGACTGCCGATCACCGTTAACAGCAGTTCGTCAACGACGGTTGCTGTCGGCGCTCGCACGTCCACGCGGGGCTACAACGGCGTTTACATTTTCTCACTGCCGGTCCTGCCGTCGGGCGAAAGCGTCTCGACCGCCGACCTTGGCGCGACGGTGACGGTAAGTCTTGGCGCAGGCGACGGCGGTGACTTCGGCGTCGATGTATGGGGTATCGGCTTCCAGTCGAGCACGACTGCGATCCTCGAGTACCTCGAGTCCGGCACCGATGCAGCACCGGGTAACGTGAAGATTCAGGACGAGTTTCTGATTACCAGCACGGTTTACCCGAACAACACGAGGCTGAACACCAACGCGAGCGGTGACGCAGCGCTGGCTGTGTATCTGCAGAGCTTTTACACCGCCAACCCCGGATACGCCGGCGGCAGCTACGTATTCCTTCGGCTGAACCCAGATGCCAACCCGGATGATACCGCCGACACCAACAGCGGCTACGGCCTTGCCTCCGCCAATCACGGCACCGCCGCGTTCCGTCCCGAGCTGACGATCCAGACGGAGAGCATTCCCGAACCGGCCGGACTAGTGCTGCTGGGACTGGCCGGCCTGCTGATGTTCAGCAACAGGAATTCAAGCCGACGCCCAACCCAATGA